In one window of Bdellovibrio bacteriovorus W DNA:
- a CDS encoding NHL repeat containing protein: MSTNDGWREHTSADLSELCSLVKKLASASPCETNEIKSSSPREITKNYELIIYIELFPSRSDKSFMFVSALGRFLLIITTSFYLVGCSMESFLSLITKPQVHRVEPPFFKPGEEFTLKIYGENLDLVDSVSVGHSQCHHLTKQSNTSLQCRVTLSSTTSSVRLNLKSNSEMSVFAKFRKGIVLGPPSLHEISAGLTRGAHTPQGVSEIDNKLYFIMFGNCIVNILNSPPTSNFPKFDSFLGQESMGDVQCPFIRPERFKTFAGIYDLHSDGTSLVAADKSNNRVLIWHSIPKNPMQPADVVVGQPDYTTNTANSSGVSANTLSGPRSARIHNGKLIVSDTDNHRILIWNKIPTRDFTAPDLIWGQTDGTSNTANAGGSVSALSLASPDFADVLNGNLVVSDTGNHRVLIFDGVPSGADTQPVTVLGQSSLNSNSTNGTNAASRKTLKSPMGVAFKNGQFFIADYGNNRVLVWNSFPSINAQNADIVVGQVNFAATGSNTTDRNFSSPRRVSAIGNLLYVSDTSNHRFLTFNLTTLSDGISATNVIGQPSFTESLVRNPGDDYLTTNPTSAFTDGRRLAVADYNKNRVLLWNTLPTADNTPPDIVLGQPNFSSVAGQNSSFGVRNPFDVLIVEDQLLVSDGGNNRVLI, from the coding sequence TTGAGTACAAATGATGGATGGCGGGAACATACTTCTGCCGATCTATCCGAGCTTTGTTCACTCGTAAAAAAACTTGCTTCTGCGTCTCCCTGTGAAACGAACGAAATTAAATCTTCTTCGCCCCGCGAAATTACAAAAAATTATGAGCTCATTATCTATATTGAGTTATTTCCCTCACGTTCCGATAAGTCCTTCATGTTCGTTTCGGCACTTGGGAGATTTCTTCTCATCATTACTACGAGCTTTTATCTTGTGGGCTGCTCCATGGAGTCGTTTCTTTCGCTTATAACTAAGCCTCAAGTTCACCGCGTAGAACCACCGTTCTTTAAACCGGGCGAAGAGTTCACTTTGAAAATCTATGGGGAAAATTTAGACCTCGTAGACTCCGTCTCTGTTGGGCACTCTCAGTGTCATCACCTGACAAAACAAAGTAATACCTCCCTTCAATGCCGAGTCACTCTGTCGAGCACCACTTCGTCCGTTCGCTTAAATTTAAAGTCCAACTCCGAAATGAGTGTCTTTGCAAAATTCAGGAAAGGCATCGTTCTTGGCCCTCCTTCACTGCATGAAATTTCTGCAGGACTTACACGTGGGGCTCATACCCCTCAAGGTGTTAGTGAAATTGATAATAAGCTTTATTTCATTATGTTTGGAAACTGCATAGTCAATATTCTTAACAGTCCACCTACGAGCAACTTTCCCAAATTCGATTCATTTCTGGGACAAGAGTCTATGGGGGATGTTCAATGTCCTTTCATTCGTCCTGAAAGATTCAAAACTTTTGCAGGTATCTATGACCTTCACTCCGACGGAACATCATTGGTTGCTGCTGACAAGTCAAACAACCGCGTTCTTATCTGGCACTCGATACCTAAGAATCCAATGCAACCCGCTGATGTGGTTGTTGGACAACCCGACTACACTACAAATACGGCAAACTCCTCTGGAGTAAGCGCCAACACTCTCTCTGGACCTCGTTCAGCGAGGATTCACAATGGTAAGCTCATTGTAAGCGACACGGACAACCACCGCATTTTGATCTGGAACAAAATCCCTACCCGTGACTTCACGGCTCCGGATTTAATATGGGGCCAGACGGATGGCACATCCAACACCGCAAATGCTGGTGGTTCCGTGAGTGCACTTTCTTTAGCAAGTCCGGACTTTGCTGATGTTCTCAACGGAAATCTCGTCGTGAGTGATACAGGTAACCATAGAGTTTTGATTTTCGATGGCGTTCCTAGTGGTGCCGACACTCAGCCAGTCACTGTTTTAGGACAATCAAGTTTGAACAGCAATTCAACAAATGGAACGAATGCGGCTTCGCGGAAAACTCTTAAAAGCCCCATGGGTGTGGCCTTTAAAAATGGACAATTCTTTATAGCTGATTACGGCAATAACCGTGTCCTTGTATGGAATAGCTTTCCTAGCATCAATGCACAGAATGCTGACATCGTAGTAGGACAGGTAAACTTTGCAGCGACGGGGTCTAATACAACAGACAGAAACTTTAGCTCTCCCCGAAGAGTTTCAGCGATTGGAAACTTACTTTATGTAAGCGATACCAGTAATCATCGCTTTCTAACTTTTAATCTTACCACTCTGAGTGATGGAATCTCCGCCACCAACGTCATTGGCCAACCCAGTTTCACGGAGTCACTAGTTCGTAACCCTGGCGATGACTATTTAACTACAAATCCTACCAGTGCCTTTACTGATGGAAGACGACTTGCCGTTGCAGACTATAATAAAAACAGAGTCCTGCTTTGGAATACCTTACCCACAGCAGATAACACACCACCTGATATAGTGCTTGGGCAACCTAACTTTTCCAGCGTAGCTGGTCAAAACTCAAGCTTCGGTGTGCGCAATCCCTTTGACGTCCTTATCGTAGAAGATCAACTCCTTGTTTCCGATGGCGGAAATAACCGTGTACTTATTTGA
- a CDS encoding hypothetical protein (COG0465 ATP-dependent Zn proteases), which translates to MSNKSDKSDNNVVFVEKKFSQKSYHGGPVKVQSPSLNSGKPSSVVSSSPPVATSSATNTVEAKPSSQTNLNLATIEKSSLPYFSGLLDFEDVLEHWSKRLLAYMNQSERHCQFNIWSGSTLTGKTSLAKRFAGLEGFKPFNLHQSSIVYFDSYTVKDNFEKLRVDWMDPNKTPPNTIIFIDEFEKLMDSQFKLVDEIFIRKLRKYFEDISRIQKIMFVFLTSAKIDRESVVKLLDSKLTSLTDFSLIFPDWTLQRLTTLILKTLQARNLQITDMAVANLALHASRHTKILEVQGILPLLEVELKINGQREIDEELMAKVLKGRG; encoded by the coding sequence TTGTCCAATAAATCAGATAAATCCGACAACAATGTGGTTTTTGTTGAAAAGAAGTTTTCGCAGAAGTCATACCACGGTGGCCCCGTTAAAGTGCAAAGCCCTTCTCTGAATTCCGGCAAGCCCAGTTCAGTGGTTAGCTCTAGCCCGCCCGTAGCGACAAGTTCTGCCACAAACACGGTCGAAGCAAAACCTTCATCACAAACAAATTTGAACTTAGCAACGATTGAGAAATCCAGTCTGCCTTATTTCTCCGGACTGTTGGATTTTGAGGATGTTCTTGAACATTGGTCAAAGAGGCTTTTGGCTTATATGAATCAGTCTGAGCGCCATTGTCAGTTTAATATTTGGAGCGGCTCCACTCTGACCGGCAAAACCTCTTTGGCTAAGAGATTTGCGGGCCTCGAGGGGTTTAAACCATTCAATCTGCATCAAAGCAGTATAGTTTATTTCGACTCTTATACGGTCAAAGATAACTTTGAAAAGCTTCGTGTTGACTGGATGGATCCAAATAAAACTCCTCCGAATACAATTATCTTTATTGATGAGTTTGAAAAGCTTATGGATTCTCAATTTAAGCTAGTGGATGAGATCTTCATTCGCAAGTTGAGAAAGTACTTCGAAGATATTTCTCGCATACAAAAAATCATGTTTGTTTTTTTAACCTCCGCGAAGATTGATCGTGAAAGCGTGGTTAAACTTTTGGACTCTAAACTGACGAGTTTGACTGACTTTTCGTTGATTTTTCCAGATTGGACTTTGCAGAGATTGACGACACTCATTTTAAAAACGCTTCAAGCACGCAACTTACAAATAACAGATATGGCTGTGGCAAACTTGGCTTTGCACGCAAGTAGACATACAAAAATTTTAGAAGTTCAGGGAATACTTCCGCTGCTTGAAGTTGAGCTCAAGATTAACGGTCAACGTGAAATTGATGAAGAGCTTATGGCAAAAGTTTTAAAGGGACGAGGGTAG
- the clpX gene encoding ATP-dependent protease ATP-binding subunit ClpX (COG1219 ATP-dependent protease Clp, ATPase subunit) gives MSRYDDQVDAILKLMNQKQELMDKEWTAKAVFDQMDDKIVGNENYKQALALSLSGYLGKNQQRQHMFVVGPSGTGKTHLIRKLLPSFGVPFIIIDSSSLVGPGYEGTTLVQLLEEFYKSNMTAAKKAIIVMDEFDKVSAKAGNNWAQIIQNELLSLVEGAQKGSIDTRNSLWIFLGAFAYADEMKVANPKMTDTDMLKYGFKNELLGRIQSFVMTDIPTQQDLLLRILNSEEFNSFHTDLEAEGKNVKISNEGIAEIVRILQRPEFGMRMLAKILYGLKKEIIFATGFSDVEVTVSMIQKATHGKY, from the coding sequence ATGAGTCGCTACGATGACCAAGTGGATGCCATTTTAAAGCTGATGAACCAGAAGCAAGAACTTATGGACAAAGAGTGGACGGCAAAAGCAGTTTTTGATCAGATGGACGATAAAATTGTCGGAAACGAAAACTATAAGCAAGCCCTTGCCTTAAGTCTTTCCGGTTACTTGGGGAAAAATCAGCAGCGGCAACATATGTTTGTAGTCGGTCCTAGTGGGACGGGAAAAACACATTTGATCCGCAAATTACTTCCGAGCTTTGGAGTTCCGTTTATTATTATTGATTCTAGCTCCTTGGTAGGGCCGGGGTATGAGGGAACAACTCTAGTTCAATTGCTAGAGGAGTTCTACAAATCCAATATGACTGCGGCAAAAAAAGCCATCATCGTGATGGATGAATTTGATAAAGTTTCAGCGAAGGCTGGAAACAACTGGGCTCAGATTATTCAAAACGAATTGCTCAGCTTAGTGGAAGGTGCACAGAAAGGTTCGATTGATACACGCAACTCACTTTGGATTTTTTTAGGAGCTTTCGCGTATGCGGACGAAATGAAAGTTGCCAATCCAAAAATGACAGACACGGATATGTTAAAATACGGATTTAAGAACGAGCTTTTAGGGCGCATTCAAAGTTTCGTAATGACAGACATTCCAACTCAGCAAGATCTTCTATTAAGAATATTGAATAGCGAAGAATTTAATTCTTTCCATACAGATCTTGAGGCCGAAGGAAAAAATGTAAAGATCTCGAACGAGGGCATAGCCGAAATTGTACGAATTCTTCAGCGCCCCGAGTTCGGAATGAGAATGTTGGCTAAGATCCTATATGGTTTAAAAAAGGAAATTATTTTTGCAACCGGATTTAGTGATGTCGAAGTGACTGTTTCCATGATTCAAAAGGCAACTCATGGCAAATATTAA
- a CDS encoding hypothetical protein (COG0085 DNA-directed RNA polymerase, beta subunit/140 kD subunit) has product MRRQLRIFLLFFLAQLSLPFSTLAQAEEKTSDPIYIESLGSLKSNLFLRSPSEVLKKYLEQMPYSVDNPQQEFLHNMNLGALSLMAHRPVEARNYLLKAAKHIHWQNYTSILEEVGKVIIAEDAWNRQPLQPQEYLIYHYLFSLTYLQENKWKEALVSVRAMEKVLQDIALKYADNPLKEHAFFYWYSGFVYEKNGFYDDARIDYELTQQVASKWPRIQNDIWRVSALAGDEERETNYAKKILLDGTAKLERLRMAKEAKPRFAFIHMHKKIRWLNQDQRTMLSQAAQLKSIADSELYLGFSRLDIDQEFEKKTQGTFPNPAYLIHVNPISAVLLSIKELVKGVFSDSDRFKINSVAFLPEAIFIVPLQGDLIDITAQKTAILNLQHLYVLQSTDGHYLVPFE; this is encoded by the coding sequence ATGCGTAGACAACTTAGAATATTCTTACTCTTTTTTCTCGCGCAGCTAAGCCTTCCCTTTTCGACTCTGGCTCAAGCAGAGGAGAAAACTTCGGACCCCATATACATCGAGAGTCTTGGCAGCCTTAAATCCAACTTATTTTTACGCAGCCCCAGCGAGGTCCTGAAAAAATACCTCGAACAGATGCCCTATAGCGTCGACAATCCCCAGCAAGAATTTTTGCATAATATGAACTTAGGGGCCTTGTCTCTTATGGCCCATCGTCCAGTCGAAGCTCGCAACTATCTGCTAAAAGCGGCGAAACATATTCACTGGCAGAACTACACATCGATTCTTGAGGAAGTGGGAAAGGTCATTATCGCAGAGGATGCTTGGAACCGACAACCACTACAACCCCAAGAGTACCTTATCTACCACTATCTTTTTAGCCTCACCTACCTTCAAGAAAATAAGTGGAAAGAGGCCTTGGTCAGTGTCCGTGCTATGGAGAAGGTTCTTCAAGATATTGCGCTGAAGTATGCAGACAATCCCCTTAAGGAGCATGCTTTTTTCTATTGGTACTCTGGTTTTGTTTACGAAAAAAACGGGTTCTATGACGATGCTCGTATCGACTATGAACTGACACAGCAGGTAGCATCGAAGTGGCCCCGCATTCAGAATGACATCTGGAGAGTTTCCGCCTTAGCTGGAGACGAAGAGCGCGAAACAAACTATGCTAAAAAGATTCTACTTGATGGAACTGCCAAACTTGAACGCCTCCGCATGGCAAAAGAAGCAAAACCCCGATTTGCTTTCATTCACATGCATAAAAAAATTCGTTGGCTCAATCAAGATCAACGAACAATGCTAAGCCAAGCTGCCCAGTTAAAAAGCATTGCGGATTCAGAGTTATATTTGGGCTTTAGTCGCCTTGATATCGATCAGGAATTCGAAAAAAAGACTCAAGGTACTTTTCCAAATCCTGCCTATCTCATTCACGTCAATCCGATTTCTGCGGTCCTGCTCTCAATTAAAGAACTCGTTAAGGGTGTTTTTTCAGACAGCGATCGTTTCAAAATCAACTCGGTGGCCTTTTTACCAGAAGCTATTTTCATCGTTCCTTTACAAGGTGACCTGATAGACATCACTGCCCAAAAAACAGCCATTTTAAATCTTCAACATTTATATGTCTTACAGAGTACAGATGGTCACTATTTAGTGCCCTTTGAGTGA
- a CDS encoding transposase TnpA (COG3464 Transposase and inactivated derivatives), producing the protein MQQAFGCSAGTVYKIFYEQLELKLRERKENPWPTTIGIDEHSFKRGFRNREFATILIDYPKKKIFEIALGKTADGLAYTFADVPGRDRVKNVVLDMSDPFKKFAKEFFPQARLVADHFHVIRLLNPMINKARTEITGDKRSNPVRKLLLMNGKKKLEYFERRALHEWLDHHPKLKELYHFKEALHGLYRCRGVDRARRALIGILDRMALSSLPEIKKLRKTLMKWKTEILNYFITGLTNGRTEGFNNLAKLLQKRAFGFRSFKNYRLRLLSL; encoded by the coding sequence GTGCAGCAGGCTTTTGGATGTTCGGCAGGAACTGTTTATAAAATATTTTACGAACAACTGGAGTTAAAGCTGCGCGAACGCAAGGAGAACCCTTGGCCCACGACCATAGGAATTGATGAGCATTCCTTTAAACGAGGTTTTAGGAATCGCGAGTTTGCTACGATCTTAATTGATTATCCTAAGAAGAAAATCTTTGAAATAGCTCTTGGTAAAACTGCTGATGGATTGGCATACACATTTGCTGATGTTCCTGGGCGGGATCGCGTGAAAAACGTAGTTCTAGATATGAGCGACCCGTTTAAGAAGTTTGCCAAAGAGTTTTTCCCACAAGCGCGTTTAGTTGCGGATCATTTTCATGTGATTCGTTTGCTAAATCCCATGATTAACAAAGCCCGCACAGAAATCACGGGCGACAAGCGCAGTAATCCTGTTCGAAAACTATTGCTGATGAACGGGAAGAAAAAATTAGAATATTTTGAGCGTCGCGCTTTACATGAATGGCTCGATCATCATCCGAAGCTCAAAGAACTCTATCACTTTAAAGAAGCCTTGCATGGGCTCTACCGCTGTCGCGGGGTCGATCGCGCCCGCAGGGCGCTGATCGGTATCCTTGATCGCATGGCTTTGTCTTCGTTGCCTGAGATCAAAAAACTTCGAAAAACGCTAATGAAATGGAAAACAGAGATCTTAAATTACTTTATAACGGGTTTAACTAACGGAAGAACAGAAGGCTTTAATAATCTCGCAAAACTGTTGCAGAAGCGAGCTTTCGGATTTAGAAGCTTTAAAAACTACAGGCTTCGCTTGCTAAGTTTATGA
- a CDS encoding 30S ribosomal protein S18 (COG0238 Ribosomal protein S18), with protein sequence MKKTTRSKYRQEFSGDHNFDYKDPASLTRFISDGGKITPSRISKLSVAQQKKVAAAVKKARNLGLLPSGTDAFDHFHRAEAISPVPFEI encoded by the coding sequence ATGAAAAAGACAACTCGTAGCAAATACAGACAGGAATTCTCTGGCGACCACAATTTCGACTACAAAGACCCTGCTTCTTTGACTCGTTTTATCAGCGATGGTGGTAAAATCACTCCGTCTAGAATCTCTAAATTAAGCGTAGCTCAACAGAAAAAAGTTGCAGCAGCGGTTAAAAAAGCTCGTAACCTAGGCCTATTGCCTTCTGGAACTGACGCTTTTGACCACTTCCACAGAGCTGAAGCTATTTCTCCAGTTCCTTTCGAGATCTAA
- the rpmB gene encoding 50S ribosomal protein L28 (COG0227 Ribosomal protein L28), which produces MSRCELTGKGPSVKNLVSHSNIKTKKVTQPNVQKKRIFSRLLNEMVRLNVATSTIRDMEHVGGIDNFILNADDTKLSKRAMAVKAKMKKKLTAKKPAAN; this is translated from the coding sequence ATGAGCAGATGTGAACTTACTGGAAAAGGACCTAGCGTTAAGAATCTAGTGTCTCACTCCAACATTAAAACTAAAAAAGTAACTCAACCAAATGTTCAGAAAAAACGCATCTTTAGCCGTCTTCTGAACGAAATGGTACGTTTAAACGTTGCAACAAGCACTATCCGTGACATGGAGCACGTTGGTGGTATCGACAACTTCATTCTGAACGCTGATGACACTAAGCTTTCTAAAAGAGCTATGGCAGTTAAAGCAAAAATGAAGAAAAAGCTTACTGCAAAAAAACCTGCTGCTAACTAA
- a CDS encoding 50S ribosomal protein L24 (COG0198 Ribosomal protein L24), whose product MKLKIKKGATVQVITGSDKGKKGTVLSVDAKAMKVQVQGVKVQTHFDKKDGLLKKEGFIDYSNVKLMEAAKGKTPAKKTAKSKTA is encoded by the coding sequence ATGAAATTGAAAATTAAAAAGGGCGCAACTGTCCAAGTTATTACTGGTTCTGACAAAGGTAAAAAAGGAACTGTGCTTTCTGTTGATGCAAAAGCAATGAAAGTTCAAGTTCAAGGAGTTAAAGTTCAAACTCACTTTGACAAAAAAGATGGTCTTTTGAAAAAAGAAGGCTTCATCGATTACTCAAACGTGAAATTGATGGAAGCTGCTAAAGGCAAGACTCCAGCTAAAAAGACGGCTAAGTCTAAGACTGCGTAA
- a CDS encoding putative amidohydrolase (COG0388 Predicted amidohydrolase) has product MSQELVVASVQMTSVDDFELNLKQIEKRLEEIFAVAKPRLVSFPENCLYLRLTEGEAIPGLEITDARFLYLGTLAKKYNSYLHFGSVPLIEEGHMYNASLYASPDGVIHSGYKKMHLFDIQLQGQKAIRESDAFRHGPRPSIFEVDGWKIGESICYDVRFAELYSQYARKEVDLILVPAAFLVKTGEAHWEILLRARAIENQCYLIASAQGGKHVGARGGVRDTYGHSLIIDPWGVKLEELSQTEAGFAVSKLSRERIEQVRAQIPMKYHRRLPVA; this is encoded by the coding sequence ATGTCCCAAGAGTTAGTAGTTGCCAGTGTGCAAATGACATCTGTCGATGATTTTGAACTCAATCTTAAGCAGATTGAAAAACGTCTCGAAGAGATTTTCGCAGTGGCAAAGCCTCGCCTTGTTAGTTTTCCCGAAAACTGTCTATACCTACGCCTCACAGAAGGCGAAGCTATCCCGGGTTTGGAAATCACCGATGCGCGATTTCTTTACCTTGGAACTCTGGCGAAGAAATACAATTCCTATTTGCACTTTGGTTCTGTGCCTTTGATTGAAGAGGGGCACATGTACAATGCCTCTCTTTACGCATCGCCGGATGGAGTGATCCACTCTGGATATAAAAAAATGCATCTTTTCGACATTCAACTTCAAGGTCAAAAAGCCATTCGCGAATCGGATGCTTTTAGGCATGGACCTCGTCCAAGTATTTTTGAAGTAGACGGTTGGAAAATCGGTGAATCGATTTGTTATGATGTTCGTTTTGCTGAGTTGTACTCTCAGTATGCTCGGAAAGAAGTGGATCTTATTTTGGTCCCCGCTGCGTTTTTAGTAAAAACGGGAGAAGCTCATTGGGAAATTCTTCTGCGCGCTCGTGCGATTGAGAATCAATGTTACTTAATTGCGAGTGCACAAGGCGGAAAACACGTGGGTGCTAGGGGCGGAGTGCGCGATACCTACGGGCATAGCTTAATTATCGATCCTTGGGGAGTAAAACTCGAGGAGCTCAGTCAAACGGAAGCGGGCTTTGCTGTTAGCAAACTCAGCAGAGAGAGAATTGAGCAGGTACGGGCGCAAATTCCGATGAAGTATCATCGCCGTCTGCCGGTTGCTTAA
- a CDS encoding electron transfer flavoprotein-ubiquinone oxidoreductase (COG0644 Dehydrogenases (flavoproteins)) produces the protein MSKFDELPEGVTREEMDVDVLIVGGGAAGLSCALHLQNQIEKHNEDVQAGRKQGEAIPEQMIVVLEKASEIGAHSFSGAVLNPKALSELIPNYKEEGCPLDAEVNYDAVHYLGSDYSFKLPVTPPPFHNKGNYIISLSKFNRWLGERCEAKGVNIFPGFAAVEALYDGDKIVGVRTGDKGRDKDGTPKANFEPGLILKSKVVIFAEGTRGSLFKQVEKKLDLRAGKNPEVFEEGVKEIIQMPAGTVEPGKVIHTMGFPLSKSIGGTFIYTLPEDKIIVGLVAYLDTNDPLLDPHRELQKLKTHPFIYNMIKGGKVISYGGKTLPAGGWYSMPKLYGNGFMVCGDSASMVDVQKLKGIHLAMKSGMQVAETIMDGLIAGADFSANITAGYEKKMEQSYVKDELYRVRNFHQALSKGMVASMPLLALQEMTGGRGLTDPMPIEHIDAQTTETVVEVWGPNGLELDENQLPKTDGVLFFDKLSSVYLTGTMHDEHSPNHLILKDGDTCRTICEPKYKSPCNHFCPAAVYEMVPSTVEPGKKDLQINYTNCIHCKTCDIKCPFENIDWTTPEGGGGPQYRDT, from the coding sequence ATGTCTAAATTTGATGAACTACCAGAAGGCGTAACACGTGAAGAAATGGACGTGGATGTTCTGATCGTAGGTGGTGGTGCTGCGGGACTTTCTTGCGCGCTTCATTTGCAAAACCAGATTGAAAAACATAACGAAGATGTTCAAGCAGGTCGTAAGCAAGGGGAAGCAATCCCTGAGCAAATGATCGTGGTCCTTGAGAAAGCATCCGAAATTGGGGCGCACAGTTTTTCCGGCGCTGTTTTAAACCCTAAGGCTCTTTCTGAGTTGATTCCAAACTATAAAGAAGAAGGTTGCCCTTTAGACGCTGAAGTGAATTACGATGCTGTTCACTACTTGGGCTCTGATTATTCTTTCAAACTTCCTGTGACGCCTCCGCCATTTCACAATAAAGGTAATTACATTATCTCTTTGAGCAAATTCAATCGTTGGTTGGGTGAGCGTTGTGAAGCTAAGGGTGTTAATATTTTCCCAGGTTTTGCAGCCGTTGAAGCTCTTTATGATGGAGATAAAATTGTCGGAGTTCGTACAGGCGATAAAGGTCGCGATAAAGATGGAACTCCGAAAGCGAATTTTGAACCAGGTCTTATTTTAAAATCTAAAGTCGTGATCTTTGCTGAGGGAACTCGCGGTTCTCTTTTCAAGCAAGTTGAAAAGAAATTAGATCTTCGCGCAGGTAAAAATCCTGAAGTTTTTGAAGAAGGCGTTAAAGAGATTATTCAAATGCCTGCCGGAACTGTTGAGCCAGGTAAAGTGATCCACACTATGGGTTTCCCATTGTCTAAATCTATTGGTGGAACATTTATCTACACATTGCCGGAAGATAAAATCATCGTGGGCTTAGTGGCCTATCTTGATACGAATGATCCTCTTTTAGATCCACACAGAGAATTGCAAAAACTAAAAACTCACCCGTTCATTTACAACATGATCAAGGGTGGAAAAGTTATTTCTTACGGTGGCAAGACTTTACCGGCAGGTGGTTGGTATTCAATGCCGAAGCTTTATGGCAATGGCTTTATGGTTTGCGGAGACTCTGCGAGCATGGTCGATGTTCAGAAGCTTAAAGGTATTCACTTGGCTATGAAGTCAGGTATGCAGGTAGCGGAAACGATCATGGATGGCTTAATAGCCGGAGCGGATTTCTCTGCAAATATCACTGCGGGCTATGAAAAGAAAATGGAACAAAGCTATGTGAAAGATGAGCTTTACCGTGTTCGTAACTTCCACCAAGCTTTGAGTAAAGGAATGGTCGCTTCAATGCCTTTGTTGGCTTTGCAAGAAATGACGGGCGGTCGTGGACTGACAGATCCAATGCCTATTGAGCATATTGATGCTCAGACAACAGAGACAGTTGTTGAAGTGTGGGGGCCGAATGGTTTGGAACTTGATGAAAATCAACTTCCTAAAACAGATGGAGTTCTGTTCTTTGATAAGCTTTCAAGCGTTTATCTGACAGGGACTATGCATGATGAGCATTCTCCTAATCACTTGATCTTAAAAGACGGGGACACTTGCAGAACTATCTGCGAGCCAAAGTACAAATCACCTTGTAATCACTTCTGCCCAGCAGCTGTTTACGAGATGGTTCCCTCAACAGTAGAGCCAGGTAAGAAAGATCTTCAGATCAATTACACGAACTGCATTCACTGTAAGACATGTGATATCAAGTGCCCGTTTGAGAATATTGATTGGACAACGCCTGAAGGCGGCGGTGGCCCTCAGTACAGAGATACTTAG